CTATTGGAACGCTCTTTACGCTATATGTTGTACCAGCAATGTATATGCTTTTGGCCGATGATCTTCATAAGACGAAAAAAACAGGTTACGCGCCCAGCTCATAAAGAGCTATTTACGGAAGATCTTGTACTTGGTTCGTGGATCAGGTATGAAAAACCAAAGATCTAACCATAGAGATTATTTCGATTGATGAAAGTACTAGTTACAGGCGCTGCAGGTTTTATTGGTTATCACATGAGTGAAGCTCTTTTAAAAAAGGGCTATAAGGTCATTGGGATTGATTCAATGAACCCTTATTATGATGTGAATTTGAAAAAATGCCGATTGGAAAAGCTTAAACAAAATAAGGATTTCAGCTTTTATCACCTTAATCTTGAAGACAATCAAGCGATTTTAAACTTTGGTAAGGAACATTCAGATATCAGCTATATCATTCACTTGGCCGCACAAGCTGGTGTTCGTTATTCTCTAGAAGCCCCATTCTCATACGCACAAGCTAATCTTATTGGTCATTTAGCTATGCTTGAATTGTGTAGGTCTTTACCTCATCTTAAGCATTTTGTTTATGCGAGCAGTTCATCAGTTTATGGGGCTAACGAAAAGTTGCCTTTTGCCGTTGAGGATCGCGTGGATACGCCCATTTCTCTCTATGCGGCTACAAAAAAATCAGCAGAATTAATGACATATTCTTACAGTCATTTATTCAAAATTCCAGCGACGGGTTTGCGCTATTTTACAGTTTATGGTCCTTGGGGACGCCCTGATATGTCGGCTTTTATATTTACGAAAGCTATATTAAATGATCAAGAAATGCCTGTGTTTAACCATGGTGATATGCGTCGTAACTTCACTTATGTAGACGATGTGGTGAATGGTACTATTGCTTGCATGGAAAATGCGGCGTTAATTCATAAAGATCTTAGTGTGACACACAAGCTTTATAATATCGGCAATAACCGCTCTGAGAAGTTAATGGACTTCATTCACTTAATTGAAGAAGTTTTAGGTAAAAAAGCAAAAATTCGCTTTGAAGGTATGCAACCTGGCGACGTAAAGGAAACAATTGCGCATATAAAAGATTCCACCGATGACTTCGGCTTTAAGCCTGAAACGAGTATCAAACAAGGTGTTCCAAACTTTGTTAATTGGTACAGAGACTATTATAATGTTTAAGGATTCTCCTAAAATAGCAGTCGTTGGCCTAGGATACGTAGGTTTGCCATTAGCGATAGGGCTTGCAAAGCATTTCCACGTGACGGGATTTGACATTAATGATTCGCGTGTCGGCGAATTGAAAAAAGGTGAAGATAGAACAAATGAAATTTCTAAAGAACTTCTGATATCTTCAACGTTAAATCTTACTTCTACAATGGAAGAAATTAAAGGGTACGACGTTTTCATAGTCACGGTTCCTACTCCAGTAACCGCTATGAATCAGCCTGATCTGACGCCTCTTGCAAAAGCTTCTGAGACAGTTGGAAAACTTCTGGTCAAAGGAAGTATCGTTGTTTATGAAAGCACCGTTTATCCAGGAGTTACCGAAGACTATTGTGCGCCAATCCTTGAAAAAAACTCAGGTCTTAAATGTGGCTCTGAATTTTATTTGGGCTATTCACCTGAACGCATTAATCCTGGGGATAAAGAACACACAGTCGATAAGATCACCAAAGTTGTTTCTGGCCAGACATCTGATGTCGCTCAGCATCTTGCGATGATTTACGGTAAAATGAATCAGGGGAATATCTTTATAGCTAAAAACATAAAAACAGCTGAAGCAGCAAAAGTTATTGAGAATGCCCAAAGGGATATCAATATTGCTTTTATCAATGAAATAACGACTATTTTTTCTAAACTTGGACTCTCAATCTATGATGTTTTAGATGCCGCGAGCACTAAGTGGAATTTTTTAAAATTTTTGCCGGGAATGGTTGGAGGACATTGTATTGGTGTCGATCCTTACTATTTGGCTCATTTATCTAGAACATTAAATCATGAACCAGAAGTAATTTTGGCTGGCCGAAAAATTAATGAGGCGATGAGTCATTATATTGCAAGTCAAATTCATGAAAAACTTCAATTTCGTCAGAAGGAAAAACCAGCAAAAATTCTTTTGCTTGGCATTACTTTTAAAGAAAACATACCGGATTTACGGAACACAAAAGTTATAGACTTAATTAAAAATCTTAAATCTTATGGTCATACTGTGTTTGTGCACGATGCTTATGCTGATCCGCAAGAGGCTCACAAGGAATACGGTTTAACGCTTTTGCCTAATTTGGCAGAAGGAGGTTATGATTGTATGGTGGGGGCTGTAGCACATGATGTTTATGCGCAGTTTGAGTTAGAAGTTTTTAAAGAGCTATTGAAAGAGGATGCTTTGGTAGCAGACGTTAAAAATATATGGTCAGCAAAAAAGTTACCTCAAGGTATGAACTACTGGAGCTTATAAAAGCAGGGGCAATTATCAATTGCGTTTTTGTTATTGAACATCAATAAGATCGTCTAAATCTGTTCTTTTCAAAATGTGATTATCTTCCACTTGTACAGCAATGCGATTGTGTTTTTTGCCCATTTTTCCTGAAAGGACCAAACGATTTCCACAATATGCATAAACAGTGTCTTCAGCTCTGATTTCAAGAGGGACAGTGTCTCCTTCTTTCCAACTCAGCAGATCTTTTAAATCAGCTTTAAATTTTGTTAATTCAACTCTTAAATTCATATGCGCTTGTTTAAGTTCTTCACTTAAATGGCTTTTCCATTTTGTTTCGTTCTTGTCGCTTTCTGTGGTTGACGTTTGTAGAAGTTTTTCACGTGCAGGTTCCAAAGTTTCATAGGGGATAAGAAATGAAAATTCACCAGCGCGTTCTTCAACGGTGACTCTTAATGTAAGTCTAACGACAGCATCACGCGGACGAATGATCATGGCAAAAGAGGGATTTGTTTCTACGGTTTCAAGATCAAAGGAAGCTTCATGTACGATGCTGAAAGATTTTCTGAAATCTTCAATGAGAAGTTTCATGCTTCTTTTAATGAGCTCCATCTCAATCGTTGTAAAAGCTTTATTCTCTCCTTTTGGAGCATGGGGAAATTTTCCACCGCCCAATAGATAATCAATCATAGTAAAAATGAAATCATTGCTTAGGACTAAAATGCTAGAGGGACGCCATCCTTCGATACGGAAAATACCTAACATGGCTGGGTTAGAGAGGGCCTCCATTTCAGGTCCAAAACGCACTGCAGAAATTGATACCACACTAATTTCGGAATTTGCGCGCACGAAATTGCGCATAGAGGTTGTTAGTCGACGCACAAAACGGTCAAGGATAACTTCCAACATGGGGTAATGTTCATAGGCAATTTTCGAAGAACTTGTTAGAACATGAAAAGCATCATTTTGGCTATTTTTCGATACGCTTTCTGCTTTATTGACACCGTCTGCCATTGATTGTTCAACTGCCTCTGTCTTGGCTTCACTCAAAAGAACTCTCCCTTTATAAATTTCTTTTTATTCTAATGCTTAGATGATTAAGGATTACTTAAATTTTAAGTTAAAATAGGCCATTTG
The sequence above is drawn from the Candidatus Nucleicultrix amoebiphila FS5 genome and encodes:
- a CDS encoding GDP-mannose 4,6-dehydratase; this translates as MKVLVTGAAGFIGYHMSEALLKKGYKVIGIDSMNPYYDVNLKKCRLEKLKQNKDFSFYHLNLEDNQAILNFGKEHSDISYIIHLAAQAGVRYSLEAPFSYAQANLIGHLAMLELCRSLPHLKHFVYASSSSVYGANEKLPFAVEDRVDTPISLYAATKKSAELMTYSYSHLFKIPATGLRYFTVYGPWGRPDMSAFIFTKAILNDQEMPVFNHGDMRRNFTYVDDVVNGTIACMENAALIHKDLSVTHKLYNIGNNRSEKLMDFIHLIEEVLGKKAKIRFEGMQPGDVKETIAHIKDSTDDFGFKPETSIKQGVPNFVNWYRDYYNV
- a CDS encoding nucleotide sugar dehydrogenase yields the protein MFKDSPKIAVVGLGYVGLPLAIGLAKHFHVTGFDINDSRVGELKKGEDRTNEISKELLISSTLNLTSTMEEIKGYDVFIVTVPTPVTAMNQPDLTPLAKASETVGKLLVKGSIVVYESTVYPGVTEDYCAPILEKNSGLKCGSEFYLGYSPERINPGDKEHTVDKITKVVSGQTSDVAQHLAMIYGKMNQGNIFIAKNIKTAEAAKVIENAQRDINIAFINEITTIFSKLGLSIYDVLDAASTKWNFLKFLPGMVGGHCIGVDPYYLAHLSRTLNHEPEVILAGRKINEAMSHYIASQIHEKLQFRQKEKPAKILLLGITFKENIPDLRNTKVIDLIKNLKSYGHTVFVHDAYADPQEAHKEYGLTLLPNLAEGGYDCMVGAVAHDVYAQFELEVFKELLKEDALVADVKNIWSAKKLPQGMNYWSL
- the fliM gene encoding flagellar motor switch protein FliM; translation: MSEAKTEAVEQSMADGVNKAESVSKNSQNDAFHVLTSSSKIAYEHYPMLEVILDRFVRRLTTSMRNFVRANSEISVVSISAVRFGPEMEALSNPAMLGIFRIEGWRPSSILVLSNDFIFTMIDYLLGGGKFPHAPKGENKAFTTIEMELIKRSMKLLIEDFRKSFSIVHEASFDLETVETNPSFAMIIRPRDAVVRLTLRVTVEERAGEFSFLIPYETLEPAREKLLQTSTTESDKNETKWKSHLSEELKQAHMNLRVELTKFKADLKDLLSWKEGDTVPLEIRAEDTVYAYCGNRLVLSGKMGKKHNRIAVQVEDNHILKRTDLDDLIDVQ